Part of the Candidatus Methylomirabilis limnetica genome is shown below.
AAAGGTTGGAGTCTATCAGAAGCCCCAGGTGGCCGTGATCCCTTCCGGAAACGAAATCCTCATGCCCGGAGAGGTTCTCAATCCCGGGAAAATCTACGACATCAACTCGTATACCCTCTCTGCGCTCATCAGCGAGAACGGTGGTCTTCCGCACATCTTCCCGATCATGAAGGACACATTGGAATCCACTATCTCGACGATCCGAGAGGCCCTCGCGTACGATCTCATCGTCCTGTCTGGGGGCAGTTCTGTGGGAGAGCGGGATATGATGCTGGAGGCGGTACAGCGGATGGGGGAGCTGAAGTTTCACGGCATCGCTGTCAAGCCGGGAAAGCCCACCATGTGCGGCATTGTGGAAGGCCATCTGTTGCTCGGGATGCCGGGCTATCCCACGTCATGTCTGACCAACGGCTATGGGATCCTGGCCCCCGCGCTTCGGAAGATGGCAAGACTGAGCCCGCGCTCTCTCGCCTCACTGAAAGCCCCGATGTCCCGTCGGTACACCTCAACGATAGGGCGGCACCAATACCTGCCGGTCCGCCTCGATGCCGGGGAGGTTGTCCCGGCCTTCAAGGAGTCGGGCGCCATCACCTCGATGGCAGACGCAGAGGGGTATATCGAGATACCTGCCAATGTAGACCTCCTTGAGAAGGGGGAAGTTGTGGCGGTCCTCCTGTTTTGATCACCCATCCGATTGTCCTCGACGTCATTGCCTGGCAGCGCTGTCCGGAGGCGACACCTTCATGGATCTAACACTTGTTAAACAGCTAGCCATCTCCTCATCTTCCAAGATCGTTCTGTTGGTAGCTGACGGGTTGGGGGGCCTGCCGAGAGAGACGGATGGTCGAAGTGAGTTGGAGGTGGCCAGACTCCCCAATCTTGATGCCCTTGCAGCGCGCTCCCTCTGCGGTCTAATCGACATGGTGGGTCCCGGGATTATCCCGGGCAGTGGACCGGGGCATCTCGCTCTCTTTGGCTACGATCCTTTTATATACCAAATCGGACGAGGGGTTCTTGAAGCGTGCGGTATCGACCTGGAACTTCGTTCAAGCGATGTGGCAAGTCGAGGTAACTTCTGCACGCTTGATGAGGAGGGAAGAGTCGTCGACCGGCGCGCCGGTCGAATTACGACTGAGACCTGCCAGCGCCTCTGTGTCAAGCTCGATCAGATCAGGATCGAGGGGGTGGAGGTTATTGTCAGGCCCGTCAAGGAGCATCGGTTTGTCGTCGTGTTTCGGGGGGAGGGGCTCTCTGATGCCCTCTCCGAATCCGATCCTCTGGTCACAGGTGAGCGACCCCTTCCTGTAAAGGTTGTCAGCCCAGGAGCGGAACGGACGGCGGAGCTTGTCAATCAGTTCCTGGATCAGGCGCGTGAGGCACTGAAGGATGAAAAGCCGGCAAATATGGTGCTACTCAGGGGATTTGCCGCGCCGCCACAGCTCCCTGCATTTCCGGATCTGTTGCGGCTCCGGGCGGTAGCGATTACCTGTTATCCGATGTACCGCGGTCTCGCCAAGCTAATCGGGATGGATGCGTTACCCTTTTGTGCCGACTTGGATGACGAGCTACGCGCATTGTCCCGGAACTACGACCAGCATGACTTCTTCTACGTACACTTCAAGGCGCCTGATCGAGCCGGAGAGGATGGCGACTTTGACGCGAAAGTTGCCGCGCTGGAAGAGCTGGATCGGCGCATTCCGGATTTCCTGAATTTCCACCCCGATGTGTTTATCGTGACCGGCGATCATTCGACACCGGCTATTCTTAAAGGCCATAGCTGGCATCCGGTGCCATTCCTGCTCTGGTCACGATGGTCTCGTTCCGCCGGGGTCGGCAGATTTACGGAAAGAGAGTGCGCTCAGGGACCTTTAGGGAGAATGCCGGCAATCGATCTTATGCCCCTGGCAATGGCCAACGCTCTGAGGTTCAAGAAGTTTGGGGCGTGAGGGGTAATGTATGTCAAAAGTCGGCCTCTACTGGCGCCTCTTTCAGGGCGTTGTCGAAAACCCGCGCTACTACTACTTCGTCCTCCGAAGGAGCGCCTACGACAAAACTGTCAGACAGCTCGCGAACAATAACCTTCCTGAGAAGGGGACCTTTTATCCCGTCAAGCTCGACCTGCGCGTCATCTACGGCTGTAACCTCCGCTGTAAGATGTGCGGCCAGTGGGGCGATACGGGGACGTACTTCAGTTACGATACCGCCAAGCTCCAGCGCAAACTCGATCTTCAGGTAATCGAGGGGGTTGTGGAGGAGCTTGTGCCACACGGTCTAAGATACGTTGATTTGGAGGGTGGCGAGACGTTTCTCTATCCTCAGATCATCGAGCTCTTCCGGATGCTCAAGCGCCACCGTCTCTTCGTGAAGCCTGTCACCAACGGCACACTCTTAAAAAAGTATGCGCGCGAGCTAATCGACACGGGGATCGATGCGATCCATGTGTCGGTCGACGGTGACAAGGACGCGCACAACTTTGTACGCCAGGCAGATTGGGCGTACGATAAGATGCTGGAGGGGTTGGAGGCGATTATTATGGAGCGGCAGCGCCGCAACCGTCATACGCCGCTTGTGCATGTGAGCTTCACCATGACGCGCCACAACAAGGCCCTGTCGGCATATAAGCTTTGCGAGGAGCTGGCTGGGAAGGGGTTGCTGGACGTCCTTTGCATCAAATCGAACCCGATTTGGGTTTCCACGGCCAATGGCGAAGCCTATAATAAGATGATCGCAAAGTACTTCGATATAAGCGGCCCCACGAGCTGGACAGGGTTCGTTGAGGACTATCGCGATTTTGAGGAGGAGGCGAAGGAGATCGCTCAGACGATCCGCCAACTCAAGACCAAGGATTACGACTTTTTCGTTCACCACCTCCCATCGATCCCATTGGCGGAAATTCCAAAACTATATACGGACTACAACTGGAATCTCGGGCGCACCCACTGCCCGGTACCCTATCTTGAGCCGACGATCGACGTCGACGGTCACGTCTATCCGTGTAACCTCTTTACGGACGAGCCGCTCTCGATGGGAAACGTCAACGAGAAGCCGTTTCTCGATATCTGGTTCGGCGACAAGTATCAGACCTTCCGGCGGATGCTGTCGGAGCAGGGCGGCCTCCTGCCAATCTGCAACCGCTGCTGTCAACTCACCGAACATTAGATGGACCGGCAATGAGCCAGGAAACGAATAAGCGCAGCTCCCGAATCTTCCACGTTCTTGCGCCGCTCGCCGGCGTTGTACTCTTCAGCTACCTGATCTATAAAGCGGGAGCGCGGGAGCTGTGGGAGGGAGTCGTACACTTCGGATTTGGGATTGTCCTCTTCCTTGCGCTGGAGGGGGTGGGCGACGTCATGCGCGCCATAGCGACACGCTACTGCTTCAGCCCGGACAGCCCGAAGGTGCCGCTGGTAAGCCTGTTGTACATGCGCTGTACCGGAGCGGCGTACAACTTCATCACGCCGACCTCCGGGTTTGGTGGTGAGGTGGTCAAGGTGATGCTCCTGGAAAAGCACGTCTCGCGTAGCGAGGCGGCGAGAGTAGTGATCATCGACAAGTTCACGTACGGCATCGTACAGTTCGGGATGGCCTTTTTGGGGTCTGCGGTGGTCCTGTTCTGGACGCCGCTAGACCTGGGCCTGAAACTTACGTTCTGGGCCGCGAGCGCGGCTATGTGGGGCGGCTTCATCGGTTTTCTGGTCGTGCAGCGGCAGGGGTGGTTCAGTGGGTTTCTTGGCCGTGCCGTAGGGGTTGTTGCCGGGCGGCAGGCGCGCGAGTGGGTCGAGACGAACCTTGCCGAATTGGACGGCCGGCTGCGCAGTCACTACGAGAAGCAGGGGAAGGATCTGATCCTGGCGATGTTCTGGCACGCCCTGGCGTGTATGATGGGGATCGTGCAGGCGGGGCTCTTCCTCTGGTTTGTCTTCGGCGTGAACGACTGGACCAAGGCGTCCGCGATCTGGTTCTTCGGAAGCTGGTTCGACTGCATTATCTTCATGGTTCCGGCGGGGCTCGGGACTCAGGAGCTGACACGCGCGCTGATCTTCGAAAGGGCAATCGGCTTTACCTTCAGCGAGGGCGTGGCGTTTTCGATGATCCTGCGAATCAACCAGATATTCTGGACCGCAGTCGGCCTGGGGACGTACGCATTGGAGATGGCGCTGAGTCGGCGGCGGCTAGGGAGCGCACTTGTCAAGACAGAATCAGACGCCGCGCTGT
Proteins encoded:
- a CDS encoding lysylphosphatidylglycerol synthase transmembrane domain-containing protein encodes the protein MSQETNKRSSRIFHVLAPLAGVVLFSYLIYKAGARELWEGVVHFGFGIVLFLALEGVGDVMRAIATRYCFSPDSPKVPLVSLLYMRCTGAAYNFITPTSGFGGEVVKVMLLEKHVSRSEAARVVIIDKFTYGIVQFGMAFLGSAVVLFWTPLDLGLKLTFWAASAAMWGGFIGFLVVQRQGWFSGFLGRAVGVVAGRQAREWVETNLAELDGRLRSHYEKQGKDLILAMFWHALACMMGIVQAGLFLWFVFGVNDWTKASAIWFFGSWFDCIIFMVPAGLGTQELTRALIFERAIGFTFSEGVAFSMILRINQIFWTAVGLGTYALEMALSRRRLGSALVKTESDAAL
- a CDS encoding 2,3-bisphosphoglycerate-independent phosphoglycerate mutase, translated to MDLTLVKQLAISSSSKIVLLVADGLGGLPRETDGRSELEVARLPNLDALAARSLCGLIDMVGPGIIPGSGPGHLALFGYDPFIYQIGRGVLEACGIDLELRSSDVASRGNFCTLDEEGRVVDRRAGRITTETCQRLCVKLDQIRIEGVEVIVRPVKEHRFVVVFRGEGLSDALSESDPLVTGERPLPVKVVSPGAERTAELVNQFLDQAREALKDEKPANMVLLRGFAAPPQLPAFPDLLRLRAVAITCYPMYRGLAKLIGMDALPFCADLDDELRALSRNYDQHDFFYVHFKAPDRAGEDGDFDAKVAALEELDRRIPDFLNFHPDVFIVTGDHSTPAILKGHSWHPVPFLLWSRWSRSAGVGRFTERECAQGPLGRMPAIDLMPLAMANALRFKKFGA
- a CDS encoding radical SAM protein, whose amino-acid sequence is MSKVGLYWRLFQGVVENPRYYYFVLRRSAYDKTVRQLANNNLPEKGTFYPVKLDLRVIYGCNLRCKMCGQWGDTGTYFSYDTAKLQRKLDLQVIEGVVEELVPHGLRYVDLEGGETFLYPQIIELFRMLKRHRLFVKPVTNGTLLKKYARELIDTGIDAIHVSVDGDKDAHNFVRQADWAYDKMLEGLEAIIMERQRRNRHTPLVHVSFTMTRHNKALSAYKLCEELAGKGLLDVLCIKSNPIWVSTANGEAYNKMIAKYFDISGPTSWTGFVEDYRDFEEEAKEIAQTIRQLKTKDYDFFVHHLPSIPLAEIPKLYTDYNWNLGRTHCPVPYLEPTIDVDGHVYPCNLFTDEPLSMGNVNEKPFLDIWFGDKYQTFRRMLSEQGGLLPICNRCCQLTEH
- a CDS encoding molybdopterin molybdotransferase MoeA — encoded protein: MVMKPMKTLLDLEEGLRIVMDAAQPIERTEHVAPLEAVGRVLAEDICASMDVPPFARAAMDGYAVRAEDTFGAGNFSPKILELIEVIHAGESAHRSVLPGSCIQVATGAPMPDGADAVVMVEDTELDSTKVKVYKPVYPQQHASPMGEDIPQGRLVLQRGVRLDPSKIGVLAALGLQKVGVYQKPQVAVIPSGNEILMPGEVLNPGKIYDINSYTLSALISENGGLPHIFPIMKDTLESTISTIREALAYDLIVLSGGSSVGERDMMLEAVQRMGELKFHGIAVKPGKPTMCGIVEGHLLLGMPGYPTSCLTNGYGILAPALRKMARLSPRSLASLKAPMSRRYTSTIGRHQYLPVRLDAGEVVPAFKESGAITSMADAEGYIEIPANVDLLEKGEVVAVLLF